The Chthoniobacterales bacterium region ATTTGTTCACGGAAAACAATGCGGTCGTCCTTGATGCCGAGAAGTTTCCTCGTCTGGAGAGAAGCGCTTACCGATTGGAAAGGCTGGTTCGCAAACACTTTCCCGGGGTACGCCTGGAGTTTCTTCAGCAGACGACGGAATATCCGGTGTTTCTGAAAATCCAGCAAAGATTCCTGCAATGGATGATCGATTATTACGATGCCATGTCACACGAAGGGAAGATTCTTTCTCGTGCGGGTGGGGGAGATGAACGTCTTTGGCGCGCTGCAGAATGCCTGCACACCGTGCCTCTCGACAGCTCGTTTCCCGCCGCTCATCTCCAGCGCGAGACCTCGTTGGGAAGAGCCCAACTGGATCGTCTATTCCTCAAGGAATTCAACACCACACCCTACGAATACTGGGAACAATTGAGGCACGAATCAGCGGTCAGGAGCCTCGAGGCAACGACCATGTCCATTAAGGAAATCGGCTATCGGCTGGGATTCAAACAACCCTCCCACTTTACCAAATGGTTTTCCCGACGCATGGGGTCCGCACCGCAAGATTATCGCCTGCACGCAGCAAAATCGCCTCACCATAAAATAGAGACCAGACCTCCAGCCTTTCTCGTCGAGAAATTTCCAAAAATACCTGTTTAGCCATTGTCTGCCCTTTAGCCCCTGTTCTTGGACCCTCCAAGGATCTGGGATGGCTTTATTCTTGAGTGCATATTTGGGTGCACGAGGCTGAAGATGCTACCCGCCGCTTGAAGGAGTCACTGACAGACTGACTCTCATCTAGAGACCGTAACGGCTTGATTGCATCGGAAGATGTTAGCTTTGAGTGTCACGGCCATTCAAGCTATCCGGTCTTCGCACCAGAAATCTTTCGGCTCGACTGGTCCGGAAGGACAGGAGGAGGCTACGGGCACTGGTGCTGAAACAGGCCGAGGCGCTGGCAGACTCGTGGACCCTTGGCTTGAGCCATAGAACACCGCTGCCCGAAAATCGATTATGGTAGCGCGGCTCATCGAGCAGTCACGAGATACAAGCTGGCTTGAGGTTTCAAGAAAACATGACATGCTCCGATTCATTGAAGGACAAAATTAAGACTGATCCTACCCGCAATATGTCTGCGCACATGGCCGAACGTCAGTGAATATGCCTTAACTATTGCCTTAAGATAAGCATTCAAAACGCTGATAATCGACGCAGGTCGTTCAAATCACTGTCTCCATAGTTCAACGGATAGAACGAGGGTTTCCTAAACTCTAGATCTGGGTTCGATTCCCGGTGGAGACACTCTTTTGGATTGTTTTCCACTCATTCGTGAGAAAGATCAGCCATTTTTCCAAAAAAACATTTGTCACAAACGAGAATCGGTGGTTTATAGCTCGAACTCCCCAGTTACTTCATATTCTCCCCGACTATGTTCATCATGTTTTCCCTCATCGGAGCTGTCTTTTTGACCGGCTCCCTAATGCTCTTGTGGGCCAATTTCAATGCTGTCGAAGGCTACGAAGACGAAGAGGGTTTTCATACTGGCCGCCGTTCCAAGCGCTAGGCACTTTTTCTCGCCTGATAAAGGCTAACGATGCCGCCCGCCAGTTGCCGTGATTCGGATGCAACTCCGCCCACTTGCTCCATGAGACCGGTCATTTGCCTGCCGCTCGGAAAAGCCTCGATGGATTCGCCCAGATAATCGTAGGCGCACTTTTCTCCAGTTAGCAGGCCAGCGAGACGCGGGAGAAAATGCCGCAGATAGAGGCGATAGGGGAGCCTGAGAAAATTGCACGGCATCGAGAAATCCAGAACGAGTAAGAGTCCGTTGGGCTGGAGGACGCGCAGGAATTCACGCAGCGCCGTCTCGTAGGACGCCATGTTGCGGAGCCCAAAGGCCACGGTGAGCACGTCGAATGTGTCATTGGCAAAAGGCAGCCGCGTGCCATCGGCACCTGTGAGATTCGGCACGTTTTTCAACTTGGCTTCGGCGAGCATGGGCAGGCAAAAATCGGCCGCGACGACTTCCGCTTCCGGGCAATATTTTGCCAGGGTCAATGCCAGATCGCCGCTGCCTGTGGCCAGATCGAGGATCAGACGGGGCCGGTGGGCCGCTGCGATTTTGCCAATCCGCCGACGCCAGCCGTAGTCGAGGCCGAGACTAAGAACATGATTCGCCAGGTCGTAGCGCCGGGCGATTTTCCCGAACATCGTCTGAATGAAGACCGGATTCTGCGGGTGGGCTTCCATTCAATTCGAGGGCTGGGAAAGAAGCGTGTCGGCTTGCGGCGTGCGCCAGTCGGCGAGACCGAAGACGCGCACGCGCTGGTTTTTGCCTTTGAGTTGACGCTCCCCGAGGTCGTTCAGGGCGGGTTGCGGACGAAGTTCATTCGCAAAATCTTCGGAGAGAACGATGTCCTGGTTTAGCTCCTTCATCACCGATTCGAGCCGGAAAGCCGTGTTCACCGCATCGCCGATAATCGTGGCATCGCGCTGGGCCACGAGTCCGATATTTCCACAAGTGACCGGGCCAAAGTGCAATGCGACTCCCACGCGAAACCGTGCATCCGTCTCCAGCCAGGTGCGCTTCTCGGTTGCCGCGAGAAACTTCTGCCCCACAGCCAGCGCGGCGGCGCATTCGACCCCTGAGATCGTGCCCTGACTCGGCTTCGGCCAGTAGGCGAGAATGGCGTCGCCGATAAATTTATCAATCGTGCCGCCGGAGAGATTGACGATATTTCCCGCCTCCGCAAACCAGCTCCCGAGGCCGCGCGCCAGCAGATCGGGAGTCGTCGTTTCCGCCACGGTGCTGAACCCCCGGATGTCGCAGACGAGGATCGCCACGTGCTGGATCGACGAATCCGTGCCCGCTCCAGTCGTGCCAATGGTCACATCGACGACGCCATCGCCATCTGAGTCGCCTTCTTCAAAGGTCTCGAAACGCAGCTCGTGATTGGAAATGCGGATCACGGCATTTTGCTCGAGCGTCACCGGAGTAACAACGCGATGGCCGTTGACATAGGTCCCGTTGCGACTGCCGAGATCCATCAATTGATATTGAACTCCGTTGAAGCAGCGAATGAGCGAATGCTGCCGCGAGACGCGCGGATCGGACGACAGACAGACCGTGTTGTCCGGCGTGCGGCCGATGGTGGCGGTGTTGCCGATAATGATTTCAAAAGGTTCCCCGGAAGGCGGCGAAACGTGGACGCGGGCTGGCATGGGGCAGACATTGCACGATTTCGCCAGTGGTGTCCATCGGTGCGACTTGCGAAGCGACGTTGCATTTCTCCCCGTGAGCGGATTACATCACGGGCACCAATGGCCGAGGCGCAGCGATTCCAGCATTACGAAGTCGAGATGAAGCCCGATGGCGCTCCCTTCGAGTTGGGTCGGGGCGCGATGGGGATCACTTACAAAGCCTTCGACACCAACTTGCGCTGTCCCGTCGCGTTGAAAGTCATCACGCATAGCTACCTCGGCAGCGAGGTGGCGCAGCAACGTTTCTTTCGCGAGGCACGGGCAGCGGCGGCGTTGCGGCACCCAAATGTCGCGTCGGTCTTCCACCTCGGGCAGGAGGGCGAAAATTTCTTCTACGCGATGGAGTTCGTCGAGGGCGAAACCGTGGACGCGCTCCTGCGGCGCGAAGGTCCGATCCCGGTAGCGAAAGCTCTGCAGATCGCACTGCAAGTCAACCGCGCGCTGGGCGCCGCCGACAAACAAGGCCTCGTCCATCGCGACCTCAAGCCAGCCAACATCATGATCCAGGCCGACTCGGAGAACGAGCTGCTGGTGAAATTGATCGACTTCGGCCTGGCCAAATCCGCCGTGCGCGACGCCAGCGAAGCGACGATCACGATGCAGGGTTTCCTCGGCACGCCGCACTTTGCCAGCCCGGAGCAACTCGAGGAAAAAGACGTCGATATTCGGTCCGACATTTACTCTTTGGGCGTCACGCTCTGGTGCATGTTGCTGGGGAAAACGCCCTACTCCGGCTCGCTCGCGCAAGTCATGAGCCAGCATCTTTACAAGCCGGTGCCGCTCGATCAACTCGTGGGTTTCAGCCCGAGCGTCGCCGCCTTGTTGCGTCACATGCTGGAAAAAGACCCGGCCCGGCGTCCGCAGAATCCCATGGAACTCCGCCGGGAAATCGAGGACTGCCTGGAGACGCCGCAACTGCAAGCTCCGTTGGCGGCCGCGAGCATGGAAAACTTCGAGACACTCGCAGAAACCATCGCCGAACCACTTCAAACACCCGCCGGAGCACTTCAAACACCTGCCGGAGTGGTTCAAACGCCTGCCGGAGCGGTTCAAACACCTGTCGGAGCGGTTCAAACACCTGTCGGAGCACTTCAAACACCTGCCGGAGTGGTTCAAACATCCGCCGGAGTGCGCCAAACGGGAAAAGGAGTCGTCTTGATCCTCCTCGCGTTGCTCTTTTTCGGGGCTCTCGGTGGTGGAGCCTGGTTGGTCTTGCAGAAAATCCTCCAGCCACATTCGACTCCGACTCCCATCGCGGAGGCGACGCCCACGGCGACTCCCGTAGTTGCCAGCCCGACGGCGACTCCGATCGTTGCCACGCCTCTGCCGACGCCGGACCCGGAGGCGGTGTTTCAGGAGGCATTCGCTCGGGCGCAATCGCTCAATTCCGATGGAACTCAAGCGGCGGCCCAGATGCAGGCTTATCTCGATTTGCTCCAAAAATACCCCGGTCGGAGTGAGATTCGCACGCGGCTCGAAGGCATGACGGCGCGTCTCATTCGCGACGAATCGCCCTTGGCGCCCGGCGAGTTTGAGAAACTCCACAGTGCATTGGAACTCGCCGCCAAGTCGGGCATCGTTCGCGCCGAATTGTTGCTCGCGCAAAACATCCGCGCCAACGAACCGGATCGTGCGCTGGATTTATACGAAGCCGTCGCCCGCACCGGCGATGTCTCGGCCATGCGCCAAGGCGGGCTGCTTTACTCCAATCGCAATCGACCCGGCGACATGCTGCGAGCCGTGGGGTTGTTTGAGCAAGGGGCCGCGCTGGGCGATGCCGGTTGCAAACTGGCCGCCGGCGAGACGTATCTGCTGGGCAAAGGCGTGCCGCGCGACGTCTCCAAGGGACTCGCCTACCTGCAGGAAGCCGCTGCCAGCGACGAGCCGCGCGCCTGGGATAAATTGGGCGATTACTACAATCGCGAGAAGGATTTCCCGAAGGCGCTGGAGGCATTTACGCGGGCTCGCGCCCTCGGCTGGACTCCGGCGCTGGCGAATCTCGGTGCGCTTTATATCAATGGCAGCGGGGTGCCGTCCGATCCAAAGCAGGCCGACGCGCTCTTCGCCGAAGGGGCCGCGAAAGGCGATGCGCGGGCGATGTTTTTTCATGCCCAATGTCTGCAATCGGGCTTGGGCACGACGAAAAATCTGGAGGACGCCCGCTCTTGGTATCGCAAGGCGGCGGCTGCCGGAGACAAGCGCGCGGCGGATTGGCTGGAGAAAAACGGCGGATAAGGTTCTCACTCGACTGACGTTTTTTCGCTGGCAAACCGGTCTTTTTCCCGCCTAATCTGCGCTCAACTATGAAAAACCCCACCATCAAGGCTTCTGCCTGCGTCGCCACACTCGCCCTCTTCGTCACCGGTTGCGAAAATCTCTCGCCCGGTGCCAATGCCGCCCTGTTCGGGGGTTTGAGCGGAGTCGGAGCCGGGACCATCGCCCGCAGCGCCGGAGCCAGCACGAACGAATCCCTCGCCATCGGAGCCGCCACCGGCATCGCGACGGCCATCGTCGTTTACATCGTCGCCAAGCATCAGGCCACGGAGCGTCAGCATCAGATCGCCGAGGAGCGCGCCCGCATCGCGGCAGCTCGTTTGGAACGTCAAAGAGCCGCGCAGGCTTCCGCCAAAAAGAAACGCAAGAGCCGTTACATCGCGGTGGATACGGAGCGCAATTCCGAGAGCACCGGCAAAAAATCGGTGATGATTTTCGACACAGAATCGAAGGAAATCGTGGGCAACAATGTCTATGACGTGCAATCGACTCCGGCCAAGGGCGAGGTGGCGAAGTTTGATACGTATTCCGCCGAATACGTCGGCACGGGTGCTTAGAATCGACTCAAACTGAAACGAAAACACCGGCTGTGAGCGAACTCATGCAGCCGGTGTTTTTGCGTTTGGGAGTGATCCGAGTGGGATCGGAATATTACTCGAATGCCGTCGCGACGAGCGTGGCGTTGTGACCGCCGAAGCCGAAGGAATTGTTGACGACGACTTTGACTTTGGCCTCGCGGGCTACATTAGGAACGTAGTCGAGATCGCAGGCAGGATCCTGGTTTTCCAGATTGATCGTCGGCGGGAGAATGCCGTCGCGCATGGCCATGATGCAGGCAGCCATTTCGATGGCACCGGCGGCACCGAGGGTGTGGCCGGTCATGGATTTGGTGCTGCTGACGGCGATTTTTCCACCGTTTGCAGGGATGGCTGCGTCGCCAAATGCGAGCTTGATCGCCTGAGTTTCCGCAATGTCGCCGAGTCCGGTGGAAGTCGCGTGGGCGTTGATGTAATCGACCTCGTCGGGATTCACCCCGGCGTGTTTCAGCGCCAGAGTCATGCAACGTGCGACGGATGATCCATCGGGGCGCGGACTGCTCATGTGGTAGGCGTCGGCGGTGACGCCGTAGCCGGCGAGTTCGCAATAAATCCGGGCTCCGCGAGCCTTGGCGTGTTCCATTTCCTCGAGGACGAGAACGCCCGCGCCTTCGCTGAGAACGAAGCCATCGCGCCCCAAGTCAAATGGACGGCTGGCGCGCTCTGGGTCGTCGTTGCGCGTGCTCATCGCCTTCATGTTGTCGAAACCGGAGATGCCGAGCGGAACGCAAGCCGCCTCGCTGCCACCGGCGAGAAAACCGTCGGCGTCGCCAAACTTGATGATGCGCCAGGCTTCGCCGAGTGCGTTGTTTGCGGTCGCGCAAGCCGAGACGACGCTGAGGTTCGGGCCCTGGAAATTGAACTCCATGGAAATGATGCCGCTCGCCATGTTGGAGATCATCATCGGGATCATGAACGGACTGACGCGACCCGGACCTTTTAGAATGAGGTTGGTGTGCTGCGCCTCCAGCGTGCCGAGGCCGCCGATGCCGCTGCCGACGATCACTCCGAAACGGGTGACATCGATTTTTTCGAGATCGAGCCCGCTGTCAGCGACTGCCATCTTGCTCGCCGCCATGCCAAGCTGGGTGAAACGATCCGCGCGCCGCGAGTCCTTCGGGTTGGCGAAGAAGGGAACTGGATCGAAGTTTTTAACCTCGCCCGCGATCTTGCAGCCGTAGCCCGTGGTGTCGAAAGCCTGGATGAGACCGACGCCGCTGCGGCCGTGTTTCAAGCTGTCCCAAAACGTGGGAAGATCATTTCCAACGGGGGAAATGACGCCGATGCCAGTGATGACGACTCTGCGAGTATTCATGGGAGTGTGGGCGAGATGAGGGATTAGCGGGTGCCCATTCCGACGCTTTGGACGGTCTGGAAGAGCTTGCCCTCGGTCTTGATCGACGGGGCAATGATGATTTCGGTTTCCTGAAACTCGCGAATGCTGGCCGCGCCGACGTTGCCCATGCAAGTCGTGATGGCACCAACGAGATTTTGTGAGCCGTCATCGACTTCCGCCGGGCCGAAGAGGATTTGTTTGAGCGAGCCGGTGGTGCCGACTTTGATACGGGTGCCGCGAGGCAGATTCGCGTGCGGCGTGGCCATGCCCCAGTGGTTGCCTTTGCCGGGAGCTTCCTGCGCTTTGGCGAAGGCGCTGCCGACCATGACGGCGTCGGAACCGCAGGCGAGCGCCTTGCAAACGTCGCCGCCCTTGCTCATGCCGCCGTCGGTGATGATCGGGACGTAGCGTCCGGTTTGCTTGAAATATTGGTCGCGAGCCGCTGCGCAATCGACGGTGGCGGTGACCTGTGGCACGCCGAGTCCGAGGACGCCACGCGAGGTGCAGGCCGCTCCGGGTCCGACTCCGATGAGGACGCCAGCGACGCCGCATTGCATGATTTCGAGAGTCACGTCGTAGCCGACAGTGTTGCCGATGATGACGGGGATTTTCAGTCCTGCGCAGAATTTCGCCAGTTCTAGCGACTGGTATTCGGTGGAAATGTGGCGAACCGTCGAGACGGTGCTTTGGACGACGAAAAGATCGGCTCCCGCTTCCTGGGCGATGGCGGCGTAACGGTCCGCTTTTTGCGGAATGGAACTAACCGCTGCAAAACCACCACCTGCCTTGATTTCCTGCACGCGCTTCGCAATGAGGTCTTCGCGGATGGGTTCGAGATAAATCTTTTGGAGCAGTCCGGTGACGTGATCTTTGTCGGCCTCGACCACTTGCTGAAGGACTTCGTCGGGGTTTTCGTAGCGAGTTTGGACGCCTTCGAGGTTCAGAACAGCGAGACCGCCAAGCTTGCCCATGGCGATGGCGAAACGCACGTCGACGACGCCGTCCATGGCGCTGGCGAGAATGGGAATGCTGAGTTTGAGGGGTTCCGAATCGCGCCGCGGGACTTGGAATGAGATGTCCACCTCATTGGGGTTGATGGTGATGGCACCGGGGACGAGGGCGATCTCGTCGAAGCCATAAGTGACCCGTGCCTTGCGATTACGTCCGATCCACATTCCCATAAATAATTGGTTTTGAAAAAGTTAAGTTGCGTTGTTTTAGCTGTTGCCTCGTTCATTGAGGCTGCCACATTTCGGACAGCGCGGCAGGGGGTTGTCGCTCCGGTCTTCAAAGGGGAGTGCGCAAATTATACATTGCAGCCGGTAACGCAAGACTTCGCTTTCTCTTCTTTTGCGGATCCAATTGGCCCAAAGCCAGAGCGTCATGATAAAAATCAGGCCGAAAACGACATAGGCTGGCAGGAGCAAATGCAGCGGGATGCGAATCATGGCGCGGCTTTTTTCCAGATTTCACCGCCCCAATGGATTTGAACCCAGCCGCTGGTCTGGCTGTTTTTCAGCGCGACTTGCGAAGCCATCAGCCACTGGCGCGCATAACTATCCAACTCGTCGTGCCCCGATGACTGGAGCAGGAAAAAGGCTTTTTCGCCATATGGCCCGGCACTGGTGATGAGAAATTGCGCAGGCGTGGGGAGTTCGCCGTTGATCGCGGGTGGGGAAAATGGCCTTGAAAAATCGAGTTCGATGGAGGGTGACGGGACGACTTTGGAAGTGAGGATCGCCACTTTTTTCGTCACGGTTCCCACATTCGACTGGAAGTCCGGCACCGGTCCCGGCGGAAAAAACGACTGGTGATGCAGCGAATTGGTTTCTCGAAGGACAGGCAGCGGCTCGGGCAGGACTTTTTCGTAACTTGGCTGATAAGGCGGGGTGTCGAAAAGGTGCGGCGGCTGCGGCGACTCGCTTTGAAAAGCGATGGCGGCGGGATCGTGGTTTTCGATCCACTCGAGCACAGGCAGATCGCGAGAGTTATTGGGATCGAGAACGGTCAGCCGCGCACTGGCAATGAGCTTTTTTTCCGGCTCGGGGACGGAGGCTTGGACGAGGTAGAAAGCCATTCCGTGGATAAAAACCGCACCCAGAATCATGCTGGGCAGCACCCAGTCTTGCGCGCGCAGCCGGGGAGTGGAAAAAATGGGCTGCCACTTCATGGCGTTGCGTCGATCAATGCGTGGCTGGCTTCATCATTCCACCAGCCATGACGACGCGATAGCCGCGCTCCAGAGCCAGATTGGTGACGGTCATGACTCGTTCGTAGGGCACCGCGCGATCCGCTTTCACGATCAGGGTGGCGGAGGGAGTGTCTTTTTTGTTGCTGAGCAAGGTGTCCAATTGAGCTTGGGAAACGAGTTGATCGCGGAAGAAGATGTTGTTTCCGACGATGCTGATGATCTGGTTGTGGAGGGCCGGTTCGACCGTGAAATTCGAGGTCGGGAGTTCCACAGTTATCCCGGGTTGCGAGACGAAGGTGGCCGTGAGGACGAAAAAAACGAGGACCGCAAACAAGATGTCGAGCAGCGGAATGATCTGGAAGAGGAACGGCGAAGTCCTGTGGGTGCGAGTGAGGCGCATAAACTAAGGCCCGGCAGCGGAGTTTAGAGACCGAGTTTTTTTGTCTGCTCTTCGAAGCTGATAATGTCCGTTTTCAGATGCGTCGGGTCGGTGAGCAGATTCACGATTTCGATGCCAGCGCGTTCCATGTCGTGCATCAGACGGTCCACTCGAGCGGACAAATATTGGTGTCCGACAAAGGCCGGGATGGCGACGGCGATTCCGGCTGCCGTGGTGAGCAGGCTTTGATAAATCGCTCCCGAAATATCGATCGCGGAGGCGTAGCCGTTGTTCGAAGAAATCGTGGAAAAAGCTTGGAGCAATCCGGTGACTGTTCCCAAAAAACCGATCATTGGCGTGATGAAGGTGATCGTGGAAAGCGCGGGCAGATGTTTCTCCAGCAGAGGCACTTCCAACTGGCCTGCTTCCTGGACGATCTCCTTGAGGTCGGCGCGCGAACTGTTGTGACGCAGGATGGCGGCATGCAGGACACGCGCGACGGGGACGTGAGTCACGGCGCATTCATGACGCGCTTCGGCGAAGTTTTTGCGTCGGATCAGGCTGGCGAGGCCATTAAGAAATTCCGAGACTTCAATGAAACTCCGATGGAAAAAAAAGAAGCGCTCCAGAAAAATGCCTGTGGCCAGAACACTGCAAAATACGATCACCCACATCAACACGCCACCTCTTTGCATCAACTCGATCATGGCTCTTTAATTACGCCAAGTCAGATGCGGTGTAAAAACAAAAAAGGCACCGGATTTCTCCGGTGCCTTGTTGAGAATATTATCAGTTAGGGTGCCAGCGGATTAACTGGTAATTGAGTGGCCGATAGCCAAGTCGATGATGTGGCGAAAATGTCGCCTGTCGCTCCGCCTGCTGTTCCTACCGGACCATACACCTTGAAATCGGTAGAGCGCACGGTTTCTACTTTGCCGCTTTGGTCGACACGAATAACAATCGCCTTTTTGCCTTCCCATACGCCGCCTTTTTCAGTTTGTTGAGCAGAATATATTCCAACAGCATCAGAA contains the following coding sequences:
- the fabF gene encoding beta-ketoacyl-ACP synthase II, translated to MNTRRVVITGIGVISPVGNDLPTFWDSLKHGRSGVGLIQAFDTTGYGCKIAGEVKNFDPVPFFANPKDSRRADRFTQLGMAASKMAVADSGLDLEKIDVTRFGVIVGSGIGGLGTLEAQHTNLILKGPGRVSPFMIPMMISNMASGIISMEFNFQGPNLSVVSACATANNALGEAWRIIKFGDADGFLAGGSEAACVPLGISGFDNMKAMSTRNDDPERASRPFDLGRDGFVLSEGAGVLVLEEMEHAKARGARIYCELAGYGVTADAYHMSSPRPDGSSVARCMTLALKHAGVNPDEVDYINAHATSTGLGDIAETQAIKLAFGDAAIPANGGKIAVSSTKSMTGHTLGAAGAIEMAACIMAMRDGILPPTINLENQDPACDLDYVPNVAREAKVKVVVNNSFGFGGHNATLVATAFE
- a CDS encoding adenylate/guanylate cyclase domain-containing protein — encoded protein: MPARVHVSPPSGEPFEIIIGNTATIGRTPDNTVCLSSDPRVSRQHSLIRCFNGVQYQLMDLGSRNGTYVNGHRVVTPVTLEQNAVIRISNHELRFETFEEGDSDGDGVVDVTIGTTGAGTDSSIQHVAILVCDIRGFSTVAETTTPDLLARGLGSWFAEAGNIVNLSGGTIDKFIGDAILAYWPKPSQGTISGVECAAALAVGQKFLAATEKRTWLETDARFRVGVALHFGPVTCGNIGLVAQRDATIIGDAVNTAFRLESVMKELNQDIVLSEDFANELRPQPALNDLGERQLKGKNQRVRVFGLADWRTPQADTLLSQPSN
- a CDS encoding GuaB3 family IMP dehydrogenase-related protein, whose translation is MGMWIGRNRKARVTYGFDEIALVPGAITINPNEVDISFQVPRRDSEPLKLSIPILASAMDGVVDVRFAIAMGKLGGLAVLNLEGVQTRYENPDEVLQQVVEADKDHVTGLLQKIYLEPIREDLIAKRVQEIKAGGGFAAVSSIPQKADRYAAIAQEAGADLFVVQSTVSTVRHISTEYQSLELAKFCAGLKIPVIIGNTVGYDVTLEIMQCGVAGVLIGVGPGAACTSRGVLGLGVPQVTATVDCAAARDQYFKQTGRYVPIITDGGMSKGGDVCKALACGSDAVMVGSAFAKAQEAPGKGNHWGMATPHANLPRGTRIKVGTTGSLKQILFGPAEVDDGSQNLVGAITTCMGNVGAASIREFQETEIIIAPSIKTEGKLFQTVQSVGMGTR
- a CDS encoding MotA/TolQ/ExbB proton channel family protein; translated protein: MIELMQRGGVLMWVIVFCSVLATGIFLERFFFFHRSFIEVSEFLNGLASLIRRKNFAEARHECAVTHVPVARVLHAAILRHNSSRADLKEIVQEAGQLEVPLLEKHLPALSTITFITPMIGFLGTVTGLLQAFSTISSNNGYASAIDISGAIYQSLLTTAAGIAVAIPAFVGHQYLSARVDRLMHDMERAGIEIVNLLTDPTHLKTDIISFEEQTKKLGL
- a CDS encoding helix-turn-helix domain-containing protein; this translates as MNSFRPPDYSTPALRWSCLRTDILWIYDGPVAAESLYVAADHRFAEWVWLIRAGSVSLKMGNQTTVAHANQWLVSPHGSTLQEFSSDAHILSVHFRCQWPSGENLFTENNAVVLDAEKFPRLERSAYRLERLVRKHFPGVRLEFLQQTTEYPVFLKIQQRFLQWMIDYYDAMSHEGKILSRAGGGDERLWRAAECLHTVPLDSSFPAAHLQRETSLGRAQLDRLFLKEFNTTPYEYWEQLRHESAVRSLEATTMSIKEIGYRLGFKQPSHFTKWFSRRMGSAPQDYRLHAAKSPHHKIETRPPAFLVEKFPKIPV
- a CDS encoding ubiquinone/menaquinone biosynthesis methyltransferase: MEAHPQNPVFIQTMFGKIARRYDLANHVLSLGLDYGWRRRIGKIAAAHRPRLILDLATGSGDLALTLAKYCPEAEVVAADFCLPMLAEAKLKNVPNLTGADGTRLPFANDTFDVLTVAFGLRNMASYETALREFLRVLQPNGLLLVLDFSMPCNFLRLPYRLYLRHFLPRLAGLLTGEKCAYDYLGESIEAFPSGRQMTGLMEQVGGVASESRQLAGGIVSLYQARKSA
- a CDS encoding serine/threonine-protein kinase, whose translation is MAEAQRFQHYEVEMKPDGAPFELGRGAMGITYKAFDTNLRCPVALKVITHSYLGSEVAQQRFFREARAAAALRHPNVASVFHLGQEGENFFYAMEFVEGETVDALLRREGPIPVAKALQIALQVNRALGAADKQGLVHRDLKPANIMIQADSENELLVKLIDFGLAKSAVRDASEATITMQGFLGTPHFASPEQLEEKDVDIRSDIYSLGVTLWCMLLGKTPYSGSLAQVMSQHLYKPVPLDQLVGFSPSVAALLRHMLEKDPARRPQNPMELRREIEDCLETPQLQAPLAAASMENFETLAETIAEPLQTPAGALQTPAGVVQTPAGAVQTPVGAVQTPVGALQTPAGVVQTSAGVRQTGKGVVLILLALLFFGALGGGAWLVLQKILQPHSTPTPIAEATPTATPVVASPTATPIVATPLPTPDPEAVFQEAFARAQSLNSDGTQAAAQMQAYLDLLQKYPGRSEIRTRLEGMTARLIRDESPLAPGEFEKLHSALELAAKSGIVRAELLLAQNIRANEPDRALDLYEAVARTGDVSAMRQGGLLYSNRNRPGDMLRAVGLFEQGAALGDAGCKLAAGETYLLGKGVPRDVSKGLAYLQEAAASDEPRAWDKLGDYYNREKDFPKALEAFTRARALGWTPALANLGALYINGSGVPSDPKQADALFAEGAAKGDARAMFFHAQCLQSGLGTTKNLEDARSWYRKAAAAGDKRAADWLEKNGG
- a CDS encoding biopolymer transporter ExbD, whose product is MRLTRTHRTSPFLFQIIPLLDILFAVLVFFVLTATFVSQPGITVELPTSNFTVEPALHNQIISIVGNNIFFRDQLVSQAQLDTLLSNKKDTPSATLIVKADRAVPYERVMTVTNLALERGYRVVMAGGMMKPATH